One window from the genome of Cricetulus griseus strain 17A/GY chromosome 2, alternate assembly CriGri-PICRH-1.0, whole genome shotgun sequence encodes:
- the Irx1 gene encoding iroquois-class homeodomain protein IRX-1 isoform X2 — protein MSFPQLGYPQYLSAAGPGAYGGERPGVLAAAAAAAAAASSGRPGTAELGAGAGAAAVTSVLGMYAAAGPYAGAPNYSAFLPYAADLSLFSQMGSQYELKDNPGVHPATFAAHTTPAYYPYGQFQYGDPGRPKNATRESTSTLKAWLNEHRKNPYPTKGEKIMLAIITKMTLTQVSTWFANARRRLKKENKVTWGARSKDQEDGVLFGSDTEGDPEKAEDDEEIDLESIDIDQIDERDGDQSNEDEEDKAEVPRARAAPPALARDQSSPLSAAEALKSQDSPLGLAKEVSEPGSTRLLSPGAAAVGLQGAQNSKPKIWSLAETATSPDGVPKASPPPPSSHPSAHGPPSGAPLQHPAFLPSHGLYTCHIGKFSNWTNGAFLAQGSLLNMRSFLSVGAPPAAPHGPHLPAPPPPQPPVQVATGVLHGDKASARSSPALPERDLVPRSDSPPQQLKSPFQPVRDNSLAPQEGTPRILAALPSA, from the exons ATGTCCTTCCCGCAGCTGGGCTACCCGCAGTACCTAAGCGCCGCGGGCCCGGGCGCCTACGGTGGAGAGCGCCCCGGGGTGCTGGCTGCGGCCGCGGCTGCAGCGGCCGCCGCCTCGTCGGGCCGGCCGGGGACTGCGGAGCTGGGAGCAGGCGCGGGAGCGGCCGCCGTTACCTCGGTGCTGGGCATGTATGCCGCGGCGGGACCGTACGCGGGCGCACCCAACTACAGCGCCTTCTTGCCCTACGCGGCGGACCTCAGCCTCTTCTCGCAAATG GGCTCTCAATATGAACTCAAGGACAACCCGGGGGTGCACCCAGCCACCTTTGCAGCCCACACGACACCTGCTTATTATCCCTATGGCCAGTTCCAATACGGGGATCCCGGGCGACCCAAAAACGCCACGCGCGAGAGCACCAGCACACTGAAAGCCTGGCTCAACGAACACCGCAAGAACCCGTACCCCACCAAGGGAGAGAAGATCATGCTGGCCATCATCACCAAGATGACCCTCACACAGGTCTCCACCTGGTTCGCCAATGCGCGCCGGCGCCTCAAGAAGGAGAACAAGGTGACATGGGGGGCGCGCAGCAAGGACCAGGAAGATGGTGTCCTCTTTGGCAGCGACACGGAGGGCGACCCGGAGAAGGCCGAGGACGACGAGGAGATCGACCTTGAGAGTATTGACATCGACCAGATCGACGAGCGTGATGGGGACCAGAGCAACGAAGACGAGGAAGACAAGGCTGAAGTTCCTAGGGCACGCGCAGCCCCTCCCGCCCTAGCTCGGGACCAGAGCTCGCCGCTGTCGGCCGCCGAGGCACTCAAGTCCCAAGATTCGCCCTTGGGCCTGGCTAAGGAGGTTTCAGAGCCTGGCAGCACGCGCCTGCTGAGTCCTGGCGCCGCGGCGGTCGGCCTGCAGGGCGCGCAGAACAGCAAGCCTAAGATTTGGTCGCTGGCTGAGACAGCCACTAGCCCCGACGGGGTGCCCAAGGCGTCTCCACCGCCACCCTCCAGCCATCCCAGTGCTCACGGGCCTCCCAGCGGCGCGCCCCTGCAACACCCGGCCTTTCTGCCCAGCCACGGACTGTACACCTGCCACATTGGCAAGTTTTCCAACTGGACCAACGGCGCTTTCCTCGCACAGGGCTCGCTGCTGAACATGCGCTCCTTCCTGAGCGTTGGTGCACCACCCGCCGCACCCCATGGCCCACATCTGCCCGCACCACCACCTCCACAGCCGCCTGTCCAGGTTGCCACTGGAGTGCTCCATGGTGACAAGGCCTCTGCACGTAGCAGTCCTGCCCTTCCAG AGAGAGACCTAGTTCCCAGGTCGGATTCGCCCCCACAGCAGTTAAAGTCGCCCTTCCAGCCTGTGCGCGACAA CTCGCTGGCCCCGCAGGAGGGAACGCCTCGGATCCTCGCAGCCCTCCCGTCTGCCTGA